Proteins co-encoded in one Ignavibacteria bacterium genomic window:
- a CDS encoding ATP-grasp domain-containing protein: MKKIVIIGANNFQVPLIRKARDMGFETHVFAWEEGAVGREFCDRFYPVSIIEKDEILSIAAELDPAAVVSIGSDLASITVNYLAEKLGLPGNTMRCSTLTTNKFLMRERLAERGVLCPGFVKHTSGTGSIDANHLKYPLIIKPVDRSGSRGVTKIETMFEMSDAIARAITESFAGECVIEEFVTGKEYSVEMISFRGEHHFLQITEKETTGAPYFVESGQHQPADLSATVRTGIIKTVTAALDALEVTNGASHTEVLVTMDDKVYIVETGARMGGDYIGSHLVQLSTGYDFLKGTIQVAMGEFEEPVLNDPAFSGIYYEIPKPGVITEVIDNTLLYPEIVQTEVYYKVGYQLPEVRESNQRAASFMYKSQSGKFKYDPSILQIITG; this comes from the coding sequence ATGAAAAAAATTGTAATCATCGGTGCAAACAATTTTCAGGTTCCTCTAATCAGAAAGGCCCGTGATATGGGCTTTGAGACACATGTGTTTGCATGGGAAGAGGGTGCCGTTGGCAGGGAGTTTTGCGACCGGTTTTATCCTGTCTCGATTATAGAAAAAGATGAGATCCTTTCCATAGCAGCGGAGCTGGATCCTGCCGCAGTTGTATCAATCGGCTCCGATCTCGCCTCAATCACTGTGAATTATCTCGCGGAAAAACTTGGTCTTCCCGGTAATACAATGAGATGCTCTACATTGACAACGAATAAATTTCTTATGCGTGAGCGACTTGCAGAGCGTGGTGTACTCTGTCCCGGTTTTGTAAAGCACACTTCAGGTACAGGGAGCATTGATGCAAACCATCTCAAATATCCCCTCATAATAAAACCGGTTGACAGATCGGGAAGCAGGGGAGTAACCAAAATTGAGACCATGTTTGAGATGTCTGATGCCATAGCGCGAGCCATAACGGAATCGTTTGCTGGTGAATGTGTAATCGAAGAATTTGTCACAGGAAAAGAATACAGTGTAGAGATGATTTCATTCAGAGGTGAGCACCACTTCCTTCAAATAACTGAAAAGGAGACCACAGGTGCCCCATATTTTGTGGAGAGCGGGCAGCATCAACCTGCAGATCTTTCTGCAACAGTCAGAACCGGAATCATTAAAACAGTAACTGCTGCACTGGATGCTCTCGAAGTGACAAATGGTGCTTCTCATACCGAGGTGCTTGTGACAATGGATGATAAGGTCTACATTGTAGAGACAGGGGCAAGAATGGGTGGCGACTATATCGGCTCACACCTTGTTCAACTCTCAACCGGGTATGATTTCCTGAAGGGGACAATTCAGGTGGCTATGGGAGAGTTTGAAGAACCTGTATTGAATGATCCGGCTTTCTCGGGAATATATTACGAAATACCAAAACCCGGCGTCATTACAGAAGTTATCGACAATACACTTCTTTACCCCGAGATTGTTCAGACAGAGGTGTATTACAAAGTCGGTTACCAACTCCCCGAAGTGAGAGAAAGCAACCAAAGGGCGGCATCGTTTATGTACAAGTCGCAGTCAGGGAAATTCAAATATGATCCGTCCATCCTTCAGATAATAACCGGGTAG
- a CDS encoding glycosyltransferase family 39 protein, whose translation MDEGDCADYLRYAEKFLGLNSVLFPYRSPLYPLILAGLIELFGYAALPNLVLAIQLFLMYCTSLLVRKIFSLVGLSENKQNLILYLTFFNLSALYYSFMFITEVLSWFLFTLSIYLLLKAIVSGDNKYYAYAGVSTGITILSRYNLIPLLPLFFIIIAVRLFILRKESGTSFVKEIFVKPAVYGLPLLAVLLCWSFVNMNVNGNFGLFPGAGVSGGAKKGTGVPFYVGRNALIATIDSNVKVSAENSEVLRIFLDARDKIQAKNRIDANSWMNILGEENKQTLASSFIGYKVYNEATQKLFDYYKINSANEALLNEKLGGFYDEIYQQTSGKVNLIRVVSIVYSLWVSSSLQNAPEKGDINFNVLPGFVIMLHKLYWLLVMVSFVIVSAYLLIKLTRNVKEQVNFIIISLILVIDALLLTNVIFNTINDASRFKFPVEALVLGVLVFSIDKIKLPFKK comes from the coding sequence TTGGATGAAGGAGATTGTGCCGATTATCTCCGTTACGCCGAAAAGTTCCTCGGACTCAATTCTGTCCTTTTCCCATATCGTTCTCCGCTTTATCCATTGATTCTTGCCGGGCTGATCGAACTTTTTGGATATGCAGCCCTGCCAAATCTTGTTCTGGCGATACAGCTTTTTTTAATGTACTGCACAAGTTTACTTGTCAGAAAAATATTCTCACTGGTTGGACTTTCCGAAAACAAGCAAAACCTGATACTCTATCTGACATTTTTTAATCTGTCAGCACTTTACTATTCTTTCATGTTCATTACAGAAGTGCTGTCGTGGTTTCTGTTTACACTCTCGATCTATTTATTACTCAAGGCAATCGTCTCGGGTGACAACAAATATTATGCGTATGCCGGTGTATCGACAGGGATTACGATTCTCTCCCGATATAACTTGATTCCGCTTCTGCCCCTATTTTTTATCATAATCGCTGTGAGACTATTTATATTGCGAAAAGAGTCCGGTACAAGTTTTGTGAAAGAGATATTCGTGAAACCTGCTGTGTATGGATTGCCACTTCTTGCAGTGCTTCTTTGCTGGAGTTTCGTAAATATGAATGTAAATGGTAATTTCGGATTGTTTCCGGGAGCCGGTGTTTCGGGAGGGGCAAAAAAAGGAACGGGTGTCCCTTTTTATGTCGGAAGAAATGCCCTCATTGCAACAATCGACAGCAATGTGAAGGTGAGTGCTGAAAATTCGGAAGTGTTGCGAATATTTCTTGATGCGAGGGATAAAATTCAAGCAAAAAACCGGATTGATGCAAACAGTTGGATGAATATTCTTGGTGAGGAAAACAAGCAAACTCTCGCAAGTTCTTTTATCGGCTACAAAGTTTACAACGAAGCTACGCAGAAACTTTTTGATTACTACAAAATAAATTCAGCAAATGAAGCTCTTTTAAACGAAAAACTCGGGGGCTTTTATGATGAAATATATCAACAGACTTCCGGGAAAGTGAATCTGATCAGGGTGGTTTCGATTGTATATTCATTGTGGGTTTCATCGAGCCTGCAGAATGCACCGGAGAAAGGGGACATTAATTTCAATGTTTTACCCGGTTTTGTGATCATGCTGCACAAGCTCTACTGGTTGCTGGTGATGGTATCTTTTGTTATTGTATCTGCATACCTGCTTATTAAACTGACAAGGAATGTGAAAGAGCAAGTGAATTTCATCATCATCTCCCTGATACTTGTCATTGATGCACTCCTGCTTACCAATGTTATTTTCAACACAATCAACGATGCCAGCAGATTCAAGTTCCCCGTTGAAGCACTTGTGCTCGGTGTACTTGTCTTCTCGATAGATAAAATAAAGCTGCCTTTCAAAAAATAA
- a CDS encoding glycosyltransferase family 2 protein: MLMTNYSFVVPVYRGEKTIGRLFADIKREMDRLRFSFEVIFVWDCGRDNSWSVIQDLCKEFPGVVRGVSLTRNFGQHNAIIAGIDAANGEFIITMDEDLQHSAKDIEKLIIKQKEGDYDLVYGNYSEREHNWFRNITSKIMKKALAVGIPELHPDYTSFRILKTEIAKHTTEMSNSYTFLDGYLSWITSNVASVSVSHSQSEAGSSSYTLMKLINHSINVFVTFSDLPVRFLTVSSFGIFGLSIIYTIYVILRKLIFNDFVSGFATFAIILGFGIGSILMGLGIIGEYIHRINMKSTKRPNFLVRKEVK; this comes from the coding sequence ATTTTGATGACAAACTATTCTTTTGTGGTCCCCGTGTACAGGGGTGAAAAGACAATTGGCAGGTTGTTTGCCGATATTAAAAGAGAGATGGACAGACTCCGTTTTTCTTTTGAGGTCATCTTTGTGTGGGACTGTGGCAGGGATAATTCATGGAGCGTGATTCAGGATTTGTGCAAAGAATTTCCCGGTGTAGTCAGAGGGGTCTCATTAACACGGAATTTTGGTCAGCATAATGCGATTATAGCCGGAATAGATGCTGCAAATGGTGAGTTCATCATTACAATGGATGAAGACCTCCAGCACTCTGCGAAAGACATTGAAAAACTGATCATCAAGCAAAAAGAAGGGGATTACGATCTCGTCTACGGAAACTATTCGGAACGGGAACACAACTGGTTTCGGAATATTACCTCGAAAATTATGAAAAAAGCTCTTGCCGTTGGTATCCCCGAATTGCACCCTGACTATACTTCATTTAGAATTTTAAAGACTGAGATAGCCAAACACACAACAGAGATGAGTAATTCCTACACTTTTCTGGATGGTTACCTCTCGTGGATCACATCGAATGTTGCAAGTGTGAGTGTCAGCCACTCCCAGAGTGAAGCCGGCAGCAGTTCATATACCCTGATGAAACTGATAAATCACTCGATTAATGTTTTTGTAACTTTTTCCGATCTCCCCGTAAGGTTTTTGACTGTTTCCTCCTTCGGGATTTTTGGATTGTCGATTATTTATACCATTTATGTAATCCTGCGAAAATTGATTTTTAATGATTTTGTTTCGGGGTTTGCCACATTTGCGATTATTCTGGGATTTGGGATCGGCAGCATACTTATGGGTTTGGGAATCATCGGTGAATACATTCACAGAATTAATATGAAATCGACAAAACGACCCAACTTCCTTGTAAGGAAAGAGGTAAAATGA
- a CDS encoding T9SS type A sorting domain-containing protein produces the protein MKYLKFFLSVFVLFSLAFTLNAQPTVNITAPAAASIGVSLTPTLTWDIPAGTPPYSSTVSIYSDVTMTTLVYTLNVGILTSLAIPGGTLQNNTHYWWKVEVTDLGMGGPGSATSDFVTLLATPVLASPADGYISNTMTPTLSWTMDDNKGNVRYRLLTGTSPGLTVGANLNTTTGVNPGSLSTTPLALLPATKYWWTVNAEVSDGGALNNGEFKQASTERTFYTPLDVLTTPINGVTGHTLEPTFAWTDVNFETEYELRISTAGGSQLAFDAGLLFTDLAIPANTTSVIYNENTLNEGPGATYAFPLTANTTYYWQLVAKDGSVSIPSPIWHFTTYPAVTVSQYNPGVGDSVFLNDVIFSYGINQATNDLKFKLQVKAALAPPVKTEWLTSNFTGTSVNLNQTVNLLGGKKYYWRVVLLNNSNQVMAYSPTSYFSTSGGATVPYPSWPVGNPQVYTNAPQLYWYTAGYSPDITFDVQVKLLPMGAPVYSATNITNIYHQVGLNLLPGTLYYWQVRSVYKRGTPDEQTSAWSTDNTFTTWGVGTVVVPNPSYPVDNLLVYTASPYLYWWLGQDGTGLTYILEYSTFSNFSSSITLSAIPNQFVQLFGLIPGQTYYWRVRSTNGVQVSAASVTASFTVAGGVTNGFTVLNWPTGNPTVYTTTPTLSWYLEGSPMGITGYLVRWKVGSNSSNWDVDYSGLASVGDVYNTSYTFSVPFAEGQVVYWAVAATNGITHSAWSSDHFTIYSGTTPGAPVISWPSGNALIYTVDPQLNWWVNGSTSGIVGYQVVYSYSDVFAPAATTTAYSTGTSLNITGLVEGATYWWKVRAHLGGLSYGPFSAVESFTVNPGSFAPVTPIVGGPNNVMIGTTTPIVSWALPTALPSGAKFELEVADNSQFTGSTVFENLTANNKMLQGLTANKSYFWRVRTKTSDGSYSFYSGMGKFNVMDGATDVKEVAEIPKEFNLDQNYPNPFNPSTNIRFALPADVNVKLDVYNTLGEKVAELVNGPMTAGSYAIAFNASALPSGIYFYRIEAGSNVAVRKMILMK, from the coding sequence ATGAAGTATTTAAAGTTCTTTTTATCAGTTTTCGTTCTCTTCTCGCTGGCATTCACTCTGAATGCGCAACCAACAGTGAACATAACAGCTCCTGCAGCGGCTTCGATCGGGGTTTCACTTACCCCGACACTCACATGGGATATTCCCGCCGGAACACCACCTTACAGCAGTACCGTGAGCATCTACAGTGATGTCACGATGACGACACTCGTCTATACTCTGAATGTTGGTATTCTAACGAGTTTAGCCATACCGGGCGGAACTCTGCAGAACAATACACATTACTGGTGGAAAGTTGAAGTGACGGATCTCGGAATGGGAGGCCCCGGAAGCGCAACCTCCGATTTCGTTACCCTTCTCGCTACTCCAGTTCTTGCCTCCCCTGCCGATGGCTACATTTCCAATACAATGACTCCAACACTCTCCTGGACAATGGACGATAATAAAGGAAATGTAAGATACAGACTTCTCACGGGAACTTCACCCGGACTGACCGTTGGAGCGAACCTCAACACAACTACCGGTGTAAATCCCGGTTCACTTTCAACTACACCTTTGGCTTTACTCCCTGCAACCAAATACTGGTGGACAGTGAACGCAGAAGTAAGCGATGGAGGTGCGCTGAATAATGGTGAGTTTAAACAGGCTTCTACCGAGAGAACTTTCTATACACCCCTTGATGTTCTTACCACTCCTATAAACGGAGTTACCGGTCATACACTCGAACCGACCTTCGCCTGGACAGATGTGAATTTCGAGACAGAGTATGAACTTAGAATTTCAACTGCAGGTGGATCACAATTGGCTTTCGATGCAGGCCTCCTTTTTACTGATCTTGCAATCCCGGCGAACACTACTTCAGTTATCTACAACGAAAATACACTGAATGAAGGTCCCGGAGCAACTTATGCTTTTCCTTTGACCGCTAACACTACCTACTACTGGCAACTCGTTGCAAAAGATGGCAGTGTAAGTATTCCATCCCCAATCTGGCATTTTACCACATACCCCGCGGTTACTGTAAGTCAATACAATCCGGGTGTTGGTGACTCAGTCTTTTTGAATGATGTCATCTTCTCTTATGGTATTAATCAGGCAACCAACGACCTGAAGTTCAAATTACAGGTTAAAGCAGCTCTTGCACCTCCTGTTAAAACAGAATGGCTCACTTCCAATTTTACCGGAACATCAGTTAATCTGAATCAGACAGTCAACCTTTTGGGAGGAAAAAAATATTACTGGAGAGTTGTTCTATTGAACAATTCAAATCAGGTAATGGCTTATTCACCAACGAGCTACTTTAGCACAAGCGGTGGTGCAACCGTTCCTTATCCTTCATGGCCTGTCGGCAATCCTCAGGTATATACTAATGCTCCACAACTTTACTGGTACACTGCCGGTTACAGCCCCGACATCACATTTGATGTACAGGTTAAACTGTTACCTATGGGTGCACCTGTTTACAGTGCAACCAACATTACAAACATCTACCATCAGGTAGGTTTGAACCTTCTCCCCGGTACATTATACTACTGGCAGGTTAGAAGTGTTTACAAGAGAGGCACTCCTGATGAACAGACATCTGCCTGGAGCACTGACAATACCTTCACCACATGGGGAGTAGGTACTGTTGTAGTGCCAAATCCTTCATATCCTGTTGATAACCTTTTGGTTTATACAGCATCACCATATCTTTACTGGTGGCTTGGTCAGGACGGTACAGGATTAACCTACATACTTGAGTACTCTACTTTTAGCAACTTCTCAAGTTCAATTACGCTCAGTGCAATTCCAAACCAGTTTGTACAGCTTTTTGGTTTGATTCCCGGACAGACTTATTACTGGAGAGTTAGATCCACAAACGGAGTTCAGGTCTCTGCTGCTTCGGTAACTGCTTCGTTTACGGTTGCAGGTGGTGTTACCAATGGATTTACAGTTCTTAACTGGCCAACAGGTAATCCAACTGTCTATACCACAACCCCAACCCTCTCCTGGTACCTTGAAGGCTCACCAATGGGCATAACAGGTTACCTCGTCAGATGGAAAGTCGGTTCCAATTCATCGAACTGGGATGTCGATTATTCAGGTTTGGCATCCGTTGGTGATGTTTACAATACTTCTTACACATTTTCAGTACCTTTCGCTGAAGGTCAGGTTGTATACTGGGCAGTAGCTGCCACAAACGGTATTACACACTCAGCCTGGTCGAGTGATCATTTCACAATATACAGTGGAACCACCCCGGGTGCACCAGTTATCTCGTGGCCCTCAGGAAACGCACTCATTTATACTGTAGACCCTCAGTTGAACTGGTGGGTAAATGGTTCAACAAGTGGAATTGTCGGCTATCAGGTTGTGTACAGCTACTCTGATGTCTTTGCACCTGCTGCAACTACAACAGCCTACTCAACCGGTACATCTTTGAATATAACTGGTCTCGTGGAAGGCGCCACCTACTGGTGGAAAGTAAGAGCCCATCTCGGTGGTCTCTCTTACGGTCCATTCTCTGCAGTTGAATCGTTTACGGTTAATCCGGGTTCATTTGCCCCTGTTACTCCAATCGTCGGAGGACCAAATAATGTTATGATCGGTACCACAACTCCGATTGTATCATGGGCACTGCCTACAGCTCTTCCTTCAGGTGCGAAATTCGAACTTGAAGTTGCTGACAATTCACAATTTACAGGTTCAACTGTATTTGAAAACCTGACAGCAAATAACAAGATGCTTCAGGGTTTGACAGCCAACAAGAGCTACTTCTGGAGAGTAAGAACCAAAACCAGTGATGGAAGTTATTCATTCTATTCAGGAATGGGTAAATTCAATGTCATGGATGGTGCAACCGATGTGAAAGAAGTTGCAGAAATCCCGAAAGAGTTTAACCTCGATCAGAACTATCCGAATCCGTTCAACCCTTCAACAAACATCAGATTTGCCTTACCGGCTGATGTGAATGTGAAACTTGATGTTTACAACACCCTCGGTGAAAAAGTGGCTGAACTGGTTAACGGTCCTATGACTGCAGGAAGTTATGCGATCGCTTTTAACGCATCAGCATTACCTTCAGGAATCTACTTCTACAGAATTGAAGCCGGAAGCAATGTTGCCGTTCGCAAAATGATTCTGATGAAATGA